The uncultured Desulfuromonas sp. genome has a segment encoding these proteins:
- a CDS encoding acetyl-CoA hydrolase/transferase C-terminal domain-containing protein, which produces MAEYGSLESRVRRKALLDKVKSPEECVQYFKSGMDLGWSGFTPAGYPKAVPIALADHVEKNNLQGKMKFNLFIGASVGVETENRWAELDMIDRRWPYQTGKSIAKGINEGRIRMGDKHLSLFAQDLGYGFYTPKIDIAIIEVSAVTEECGLVPTSSCGVIGEILMIADKIILEVNTGQPSFEGMHDCLIPQNPPNRQPFLINKADDRIGTPSFPCDPDKIIAVVESKHRDKGRAFADMDATSEAIAGHIMQFFGDEVKAGRLPENLLPLQSGVGSIANAVVGGLAQGPFSNLSVFTEVLQDTMLDFFDSGKLNCASACSLSLSEEPGFPRFFDNWDKYADKITLRPLSISNSPEPIRRLGCIAMNTPVEFDIYAHANSTLVGGTRMINGLGGSGDFLRNAYLSIMHTPSVRPSKTDPEGITCVVPKAPHIDHTEHDLDVLVTEQGLADLRGLAPKDRAQKLIDTCAHPSYRPILQEYFDMACKETLSKGVGHEPQLFDRCFKMQQNLAKNGTMKVKNWDIEVDLCE; this is translated from the coding sequence ATGGCAGAGTACGGAAGTCTCGAAAGTCGCGTTCGGCGCAAGGCCCTTCTCGACAAAGTCAAAAGCCCTGAAGAGTGTGTTCAATACTTCAAATCCGGCATGGATCTGGGCTGGTCTGGTTTTACCCCGGCAGGCTATCCTAAAGCGGTACCCATCGCTCTGGCTGATCATGTCGAAAAGAACAACCTGCAAGGCAAAATGAAATTCAACCTGTTCATCGGTGCATCGGTTGGTGTTGAAACTGAAAACCGTTGGGCTGAGCTGGACATGATTGATCGCCGCTGGCCTTACCAAACCGGTAAAAGCATCGCCAAAGGCATCAACGAAGGCCGCATCCGCATGGGTGACAAGCACTTGTCTCTGTTCGCACAGGACCTCGGCTACGGTTTCTACACCCCGAAAATTGACATTGCCATCATCGAAGTTTCAGCCGTTACCGAAGAGTGTGGTCTGGTTCCGACTTCTTCCTGCGGTGTTATTGGTGAAATCCTGATGATCGCGGACAAGATCATCCTTGAGGTCAACACCGGACAACCTTCTTTCGAAGGTATGCACGACTGCCTGATCCCTCAGAATCCTCCTAATCGCCAACCGTTCCTGATCAACAAGGCTGACGACCGCATCGGTACTCCCAGCTTCCCCTGCGATCCGGACAAGATCATTGCCGTTGTCGAGTCCAAGCACCGTGATAAAGGTCGTGCTTTTGCCGACATGGATGCGACCTCTGAGGCGATTGCCGGTCATATCATGCAATTCTTCGGTGACGAAGTGAAGGCGGGTCGCCTGCCTGAGAACCTGCTGCCCCTGCAATCCGGTGTTGGTTCCATTGCCAACGCGGTTGTCGGCGGTCTGGCCCAAGGTCCTTTCTCCAACCTGAGCGTCTTCACGGAAGTACTTCAGGACACCATGCTGGACTTCTTTGACTCCGGCAAACTGAACTGCGCTTCCGCATGCTCCTTGTCGCTGTCCGAAGAGCCGGGTTTCCCCCGCTTCTTCGACAACTGGGACAAGTATGCGGACAAAATCACCCTGCGTCCTCTGTCGATTTCCAACTCTCCCGAGCCGATCCGCCGCCTGGGTTGCATCGCCATGAATACGCCGGTTGAATTTGACATCTATGCACACGCTAACTCCACACTGGTTGGCGGTACCCGCATGATCAACGGCCTGGGTGGTTCCGGTGACTTCCTGCGCAACGCTTACCTGTCTATCATGCACACCCCTTCGGTTCGCCCGAGCAAGACCGATCCCGAAGGCATCACATGCGTGGTTCCCAAGGCGCCGCACATCGACCACACCGAGCACGACCTCGATGTTCTGGTTACCGAGCAAGGCCTGGCCGACCTGCGTGGCCTGGCTCCGAAAGATCGTGCCCAGAAACTGATCGACACCTGCGCACATCCTTCTTACCGTCCGATCCTGCAAGAGTACTTTGACATGGCCTGCAAAGAAACTCTGAGCAAAGGCGTTGGCCATGAGCCTCAGCTGTTTGATCGCTGCTTCAAAATGCAGCAGAACCTGGCCAAGAACGGAACCATGAAGGTTAAGAACTGGGATATTGAGGTTGATCTCTGTGAATAA
- a CDS encoding acetyl-CoA hydrolase/transferase C-terminal domain-containing protein, which translates to MADTLQDRVRCKELLNLVKTPEQCVDYFKDGMNVGMSGFTPVGYPKVVPIALCDHVEKNNLQGKLKLNLFIGASIGAEVEDRMAANDMIDRRWPYQTGKELGKAINSGKIRMGDKHLSMFAQDLKYGFYTKDSGGGLDVAVIEASAITENGDIILSGSIGTSPEIIDIADKIIVEINTGLPSFEGMHDIYMTDLPPFRTIIPITDAKQRIGTPWVPTDTSKIVAIVESKMPDNGRALRGTDPVAQAIADNIVDFFATEVKAGRLPKNLLPLQSGVGSIANAVVGGLTQSPFEDLIVFTEVLQDTFLPFLDSGKCKYINCTSLSLSNEAFEEWWEKFDKYKDMVLMRPQQISNNPEVIRRLGAIGMNTPLEFDIFAHANSTHAGGTRMLNGIGGSGDFERNSYISMMHCPSCRASKNDEFGISGVVPQVPHVDHTEHDIDVLVTEQGLADLRGLCPVDRARTIIDKCAHPAYKDYLTDWLDRAIKETGGHHEPILLKEPYDLHISFAENGTMRFWEK; encoded by the coding sequence ATGGCAGACACGTTACAAGACAGAGTTCGCTGTAAAGAACTACTTAACCTGGTCAAAACCCCTGAGCAGTGCGTTGACTACTTCAAGGACGGCATGAATGTCGGCATGTCCGGCTTTACACCGGTCGGCTATCCGAAAGTTGTTCCCATCGCCCTGTGTGATCACGTTGAAAAAAACAACCTGCAAGGCAAATTGAAGCTCAACCTCTTTATCGGCGCCTCTATCGGTGCAGAGGTCGAAGACCGCATGGCAGCGAATGACATGATCGACCGCCGCTGGCCTTACCAGACAGGTAAAGAACTAGGCAAAGCCATCAACAGCGGTAAGATCCGCATGGGTGACAAGCACTTGTCCATGTTCGCCCAGGACCTCAAGTACGGTTTCTACACGAAAGACAGCGGTGGCGGACTCGACGTTGCCGTTATCGAAGCTTCAGCCATTACGGAAAACGGTGACATCATCCTCTCCGGTTCTATCGGTACCTCTCCGGAAATTATTGATATTGCCGACAAAATTATTGTTGAGATCAACACCGGCCTGCCCTCCTTTGAAGGCATGCACGATATCTACATGACGGACCTGCCTCCGTTCCGCACCATTATCCCGATCACCGACGCCAAACAGCGCATCGGTACGCCTTGGGTTCCTACTGACACCAGTAAAATCGTAGCCATCGTTGAGTCCAAAATGCCGGACAACGGGCGCGCCCTGCGCGGCACTGACCCCGTTGCCCAGGCCATTGCCGACAACATTGTTGATTTCTTCGCGACTGAAGTAAAAGCTGGTCGTCTGCCGAAGAACCTGCTGCCCTTGCAGTCGGGTGTCGGTTCCATCGCCAATGCCGTTGTCGGTGGTCTGACTCAGAGCCCCTTTGAGGACCTGATCGTCTTCACCGAGGTTCTCCAGGACACCTTCCTGCCCTTCCTCGACTCGGGTAAGTGTAAATACATCAACTGCACCTCACTATCCCTGTCCAACGAAGCCTTTGAAGAGTGGTGGGAGAAGTTCGACAAATACAAAGACATGGTTCTCATGCGGCCGCAGCAGATCTCCAACAACCCTGAGGTCATCCGTCGACTTGGCGCTATCGGCATGAACACGCCGCTTGAGTTTGATATCTTCGCTCACGCCAACTCAACTCATGCCGGCGGTACCCGCATGCTTAACGGTATCGGTGGTTCCGGTGACTTTGAGCGTAACTCCTACATCTCCATGATGCATTGCCCGTCTTGCCGTGCGAGCAAAAACGACGAGTTCGGCATCTCCGGTGTTGTTCCTCAGGTACCCCATGTCGACCACACAGAGCACGATATTGATGTTCTGGTTACCGAGCAGGGTCTGGCTGACCTGCGTGGTTTGTGCCCGGTGGATCGTGCCCGCACCATCATCGACAAGTGTGCTCACCCGGCCTATAAAGACTACCTTACCGACTGGCTGGATCGCGCCATCAAAGAGACCGGTGGTCACCATGAGCCGATTCTGCTTAAGGAGCCTTACGATCTGCACATCAGTTTTGCAGAGAACGGCACCATGCGTTTCTGGGAGAAGTAA
- a CDS encoding tyrosine recombinase XerC: MTTWLDQFSRFLSVERNLSSHTQISYLSDVQAFCRFVCDGDLAQLDKVLPTIEKHTVRKWMAHLLKTNKKVTVARKVSSVRSFYHFLQREGMVEHNPAELVRLPRVERYLPTTLDVDYMYHLLDDPGDNTLQSLRDRASFELLYSSGLRVGELVALNIGDLDFEQALVRVLGKGGKQRIVPVGSKALQALTAYLERRGAVERDEPLLINRRGTRLSARTVQRNLKKKLLQLGLPTTATPHSLRHSFATHLLDGGADLRAIQDMLGHVSLSTTQKYTQVSTDRMMKEYDRTHPRSKKANRNGEKSSGPPGQKPPEEG, from the coding sequence ATGACAACGTGGCTTGATCAATTTTCACGTTTTCTGAGCGTTGAACGCAACCTGTCTTCACATACTCAGATCAGTTATCTGAGCGATGTGCAAGCCTTCTGCCGCTTTGTCTGTGATGGCGATTTGGCTCAGCTTGACAAAGTCTTGCCGACAATTGAGAAACATACCGTGCGCAAGTGGATGGCACACTTGCTCAAAACCAATAAAAAAGTCACGGTAGCCCGCAAGGTCTCATCAGTGCGCTCCTTTTATCATTTTTTGCAACGTGAAGGAATGGTTGAGCACAATCCTGCAGAGCTGGTGCGTTTGCCACGGGTTGAGCGCTATCTGCCGACGACGCTGGATGTGGATTATATGTACCATCTACTTGATGATCCGGGAGATAACACGTTGCAGTCGTTGCGCGATCGTGCGTCTTTCGAATTGCTTTATTCCAGTGGCTTGCGTGTCGGAGAGCTTGTCGCTTTAAATATCGGCGATCTTGATTTTGAACAGGCCCTGGTGCGCGTGTTGGGTAAGGGGGGCAAGCAGAGAATTGTTCCTGTCGGGTCAAAAGCGTTGCAGGCGTTGACCGCTTACCTGGAGCGGCGCGGAGCGGTTGAGCGTGATGAGCCGTTATTGATCAATCGCCGAGGCACACGCTTGTCCGCCCGGACGGTTCAGCGCAATTTGAAAAAGAAACTGCTCCAGCTGGGTTTGCCGACGACGGCAACACCGCACTCCTTACGCCATAGTTTTGCAACCCATTTACTTGATGGCGGGGCGGACTTGCGGGCTATCCAGGACATGCTTGGCCATGTTTCGTTGTCGACGACTCAAAAATACACCCAGGTCAGTACCGATCGGATGATGAAAGAATATGATCGGACTCACCCGCGCAGTAAAAAAGCCAACCGGAATGGGGAAAAAAGTTCCGGCCCGCCCGGACAAAAACCGCCGGAGGAGGGCTAG
- a CDS encoding secondary thiamine-phosphate synthase enzyme YjbQ: protein MIEITSQRRDQMINITSLVAQHIREQNYTTGVIVLFVRHTTAALTINENADPDVITDLLTILDKKIPWQDNYRHAEGNSAAHLKTSLMGSSETIIVRDGELQLGTWQGIYFCEFDGPRRRRIDLQWLAAPG from the coding sequence ATGATTGAAATTACCAGCCAACGACGTGACCAGATGATCAACATCACCAGCCTCGTTGCCCAGCATATCCGCGAACAGAACTACACCACGGGCGTTATCGTTCTGTTTGTCCGCCATACAACAGCGGCTCTGACCATCAACGAAAATGCGGATCCGGATGTGATAACGGACTTATTGACCATATTGGATAAAAAAATTCCCTGGCAGGATAATTATCGCCATGCCGAAGGAAACAGTGCCGCACATTTGAAAACCAGCTTGATGGGATCCAGTGAGACGATCATTGTCCGCGATGGCGAATTGCAACTGGGAACGTGGCAGGGAATTTATTTTTGTGAGTTTGATGGTCCGCGACGACGCCGGATTGATCTGCAATGGCTAGCCGCCCCCGGGTAA
- a CDS encoding acetyl-CoA hydrolase/transferase C-terminal domain-containing protein gives MSEFGTLDSRVHRKALLDKVVSAEECIQFFKSGMDLGWSGFTPAGYPKAVPIALADHVEKNNLQGQLKFNLFIGASVGAETENRWAELDMIDRRWPYQTGKSIAKGINEGRIRMGDKHLSLFAQDLGYGFYTPKIDIAIIEVSEILADGSLVPTSSCGVIGEILMIADKIILEVNTGQPSFRGMHDCIIPQTPPNRQPFLITKAGDRIGTESFPCDPDKIIAVVESKYRDKGRAFADMDATSEAIAGHIMQFFSDEVKAGRLPENLLPLQSGVGSIANAVVGGLAKGPFSNLTVYTEVLQDTMLDLFDSGKLDAASSCSLSLSETPGFPRFFDNWDKYADKITLRPLSIANSPEPIRRLGCIAMNTPVEFDMYAHANSTLVGGTRMINGLGGSGDFLRNAYLSIMHTPSARPSKTDPTGITCVVPKAPHIDHTEHDLDVLVTEQGLADLRGLAPKDRAQKLIDVCAHPDYKPILQEYFDMAKKECLAKSVGHEPQLFDRCFKMQQNLAENGTMKIKNWDIKVDLCE, from the coding sequence AGTTTCCGCTGAAGAATGCATCCAGTTCTTCAAAAGCGGTATGGATCTTGGTTGGTCTGGTTTTACCCCGGCCGGTTACCCCAAAGCGGTACCCATTGCCTTGGCTGATCACGTTGAAAAAAATAACCTGCAAGGCCAATTGAAATTCAATCTGTTCATTGGCGCATCTGTCGGTGCTGAAACAGAAAACCGCTGGGCGGAACTGGACATGATTGACCGCCGCTGGCCGTACCAAACCGGTAAAAGCATTGCCAAGGGCATCAATGAAGGCCGCATCCGCATGGGTGACAAACACCTCTCCCTGTTTGCCCAGGATCTCGGCTACGGCTTTTACACCCCGAAGATCGACATTGCCATCATTGAAGTTTCTGAAATCCTCGCTGACGGATCATTGGTCCCGACCTCTTCCTGTGGTGTCATCGGTGAAATTCTGATGATCGCCGACAAAATCATCCTGGAAGTCAACACCGGACAACCTTCATTCCGCGGCATGCACGACTGCATTATCCCCCAGACTCCGCCGAATCGTCAGCCGTTCCTGATCACGAAAGCCGGCGACCGCATTGGTACTGAATCGTTCCCCTGCGACCCGGATAAAATCATCGCAGTTGTTGAATCCAAATACCGCGACAAAGGTCGTGCATTCGCTGATATGGACGCAACCTCTGAAGCCATTGCCGGCCACATCATGCAGTTCTTCTCTGATGAAGTAAAAGCTGGTCGTCTGCCTGAGAACCTGCTGCCGCTGCAATCCGGTGTTGGTTCCATTGCCAACGCGGTTGTTGGTGGACTGGCCAAAGGTCCCTTCAGCAATCTGACGGTTTACACGGAAGTTCTTCAAGACACCATGCTTGACCTGTTTGATTCCGGAAAACTGGATGCCGCCTCTTCTTGCTCCCTGTCTCTGTCCGAAACCCCGGGCTTCCCGCGCTTCTTCGACAACTGGGACAAGTATGCGGACAAAATCACCCTGCGTCCGCTGTCCATTGCCAACTCCCCTGAGCCGATTCGTCGTCTGGGCTGCATTGCAATGAACACACCGGTTGAATTCGACATGTATGCACACGCCAACTCCACATTGGTTGGTGGCACCCGCATGATCAATGGTCTCGGTGGTTCCGGAGACTTCCTGCGCAATGCCTACCTGTCCATCATGCATACACCTTCAGCACGTCCGAGCAAAACCGATCCGACCGGTATTACCTGTGTGGTACCTAAAGCTCCGCATATCGACCACACTGAGCACGACCTCGACGTTCTGGTTACAGAGCAGGGTCTGGCTGACTTGCGTGGCCTGGCTCCGAAAGATCGCGCTCAAAAGCTGATCGATGTCTGCGCACATCCGGACTACAAGCCGATTCTGCAAGAGTACTTTGACATGGCTAAAAAAGAATGCCTGGCCAAGAGCGTTGGTCACGAGCCTCAACTGTTTGACCGCTGCTTTAAAATGCAACAGAACCTTGCTGAAAACGGCACCATGAAAATCAAGAACTGGGACATCAAGGTTGATCTGTGTGAATAG